In a single window of the Coffea eugenioides isolate CCC68of chromosome 3, Ceug_1.0, whole genome shotgun sequence genome:
- the LOC113766238 gene encoding putative disease resistance protein RGA3, with protein MKNSQSLRTLTILGCDNLNPSLSNNLEKFTLLERLWIRSHDPGCWAKGLHHLANLRKLELYGFSDDLDHLPWPDSITNVASCAKDDADSEKQHLVSLERLELSGWPKILSLPDQIQHLATLRTLKIREFEGLEVLPEWIGSLRNLRGLWIANCSNLRQLPSAEAIQHLTNLNRLVIDYCPLLAERCTKGSGVEWPKIAHIPDIDIFPLNKV; from the coding sequence ATGAAAAACTCCCAATCCCTACGTACTCTAACCATCTTAGGATGTGATAACTTGAATCCTTCATTGAGTAATAATCTTGAGAAGTTCACATTGCTCGAGCGGTTGTGGATCCGTTCTCATGACCCTGGTTGTTGGGCAAAGGGTCTACACCATCTAGCCAACCTCCGCAAGTTAGAACTCTATGGCTTCTCTGATGACCTTGATCATTTGCCGTGGCCAGACTCCATCACCAATGTTGCCAGCTGTGCCAAGGATGATGCTGATTCTGAAAAACAACATCTCGTCTCTCTGGAGCGTCTTGAATTGTCTGGATGGCCAAAAATCTTGTCTCTCCCAGACCAAATTCAGCATCTCGCTACCTTGAGAACCTTAAAGATACGGGAGTTTGAGGGGTTGGAAGTTCTTCCAGAGTGGATAGGTAGCCTTCGGAATCTTCGAGGATTGTGGATTGCTAACTGCTCTAACCTCAGACAATTACCCTCTGCAGAAGCAATACAACACCTCACCAATTTAAATCGACTAGTTATTGACTACTGCCCTCTTTTAGCAGAGAGATGCACCAAAGGAAGTGGCGTAGAGTGGCCCAAGATTGCACATATTCCCGATATTGATATCTTTCCGTTGAACAAAGTTTGA